One genomic region from Psychrilyobacter piezotolerans encodes:
- a CDS encoding ATP-binding cassette domain-containing protein, whose product MIDFLGIKEDKRVQSITLKPGFNKYKEAETFEELTINKGEIIAIVGPTGSGKSRLLADIEWGANADTPTNRTILIDGKTMNIESRFSSNNKLVAQLSQNMNFVMDLSVEEFIELHAKSRMVENEREVIEKIFNKANELAGEKFALDTPITSLSGGQSRALMIADVAILSKSPIVLIDEIENAGIDRKKALDLLVGEEKIVLMATHDPILALMGDKRIIISNGGIDKVMEITVEEKAILHKLESLDDVIQGMRTKLRYGQELEANFEIIKN is encoded by the coding sequence ATGATAGACTTCTTAGGAATTAAAGAGGACAAAAGAGTTCAAAGTATCACTCTAAAACCAGGATTTAATAAATATAAGGAAGCTGAAACTTTTGAGGAATTAACTATAAATAAAGGTGAGATAATCGCCATCGTCGGCCCCACCGGAAGCGGGAAAAGCAGATTGTTGGCTGATATAGAGTGGGGAGCTAACGCAGATACCCCCACAAACAGAACTATCCTTATCGATGGAAAAACTATGAATATAGAAAGCAGATTTTCCAGCAACAATAAGTTGGTAGCACAATTATCACAAAATATGAACTTTGTCATGGATCTCAGCGTGGAGGAGTTTATCGAGCTCCACGCCAAGAGCAGGATGGTAGAAAATGAAAGGGAGGTCATAGAAAAAATATTTAATAAAGCCAATGAATTGGCCGGAGAAAAATTTGCCTTAGATACACCTATCACCAGCCTTAGCGGCGGCCAGTCCAGGGCTCTTATGATCGCCGATGTAGCTATTTTGAGTAAATCACCAATTGTACTAATAGATGAGATAGAAAACGCCGGGATCGACAGAAAGAAAGCATTGGATCTGCTGGTAGGAGAAGAAAAGATAGTTCTTATGGCTACCCACGATCCTATCCTGGCACTTATGGGAGATAAAAGAATAATCATCAGTAATGGCGGGATCGACAAAGTAATGGAGATCACAGTTGAAGAGAAGGCTATCTTACATAAATTAGAATCTTTGGATGATGTTATCCAGGGGATGAGAACTAAACTTAGGTACGGCCAGGAATTAGAAGCAAATTTTGAGATAATAAAAAATTAG
- a CDS encoding NAD(P)/FAD-dependent oxidoreductase, translated as MEILYDLIILGAGPAGLSAGLYGARGMMKTLIIEKNMLVGGQISTTSEIENYPGGMISESGTELTMRMKNQAVNFGCEFKTDTIIEVDLESKIKTLTGESGIEYKAKSVILATGASPRLAGAPGEKEYTGRGVSYCATCDGFFVRDLEVFVIGGGDTAVEEAIFLTKFAKKVNVVHRRDKLRAAKSIQEKAFKNEKINFIWDTVVEEMKGDPIKGLVSIVLKNKITGEVTEYNGGDKPIGVFVLVGNVPNTELFKDKLVVNSGGFLIADEKTLNAELSSTGENLEGVYVAGDCREKLLYQVITASADGAVAAVVSEKYVEENFN; from the coding sequence ATGGAAATTTTATATGATTTAATTATATTAGGAGCCGGCCCTGCTGGTTTATCCGCCGGTCTTTACGGCGCTAGAGGAATGATGAAAACACTGATAATCGAAAAAAATATGCTGGTAGGAGGTCAAATTTCCACCACATCCGAGATTGAAAATTATCCCGGCGGAATGATTTCCGAATCAGGTACTGAGCTTACAATGAGGATGAAAAATCAGGCTGTAAATTTCGGATGTGAGTTTAAAACCGATACCATCATTGAGGTTGATTTGGAATCGAAGATAAAAACCCTAACTGGTGAATCAGGAATAGAGTACAAAGCTAAGTCGGTTATCCTGGCTACCGGAGCATCTCCTAGATTGGCCGGTGCCCCTGGTGAAAAAGAATATACCGGCAGAGGAGTTTCCTACTGTGCTACCTGTGACGGATTTTTCGTAAGGGATTTAGAGGTCTTTGTCATTGGAGGGGGAGATACAGCTGTAGAGGAAGCTATATTTTTAACTAAATTTGCTAAAAAAGTAAATGTGGTCCATAGAAGAGATAAGTTAAGAGCTGCTAAATCCATCCAGGAAAAAGCATTTAAAAATGAGAAGATAAACTTTATTTGGGATACCGTTGTAGAAGAGATGAAGGGAGACCCCATTAAAGGCCTTGTGAGTATCGTTCTAAAAAACAAGATAACCGGGGAGGTTACAGAGTATAACGGAGGAGATAAACCAATTGGTGTATTTGTTCTGGTTGGAAATGTCCCGAATACCGAGTTATTTAAAGATAAACTAGTGGTTAATTCCGGTGGTTTCTTAATCGCAGATGAAAAAACTCTAAACGCAGAACTTTCTTCTACCGGAGAAAATCTAGAAGGTGTGTATGTTGCAGGAGATTGCAGGGAAAAATTATTATATCAGGTAATAACTGCTTCTGCTGACGGCGCGGTAGCTGCTGTAGTCAGTGAGAAATATGTGGAAGAGAATTTTAATTAA
- a CDS encoding HU family DNA-binding protein — protein sequence MKEKILKLLAKSEPLKTGDIAKMLKVDSKEVTKAIKALKKEGKIISPKKYFYTVEKVEEKLVVSKKDFVSLYKEKGTFKTKVEAETNLNAFIDLVGELLASGKEVNFTGWGKFKIVEREERKGRNPQTGEEITISAKKLIKFKSGKKLDEKVNN from the coding sequence ATGAAGGAAAAAATTTTAAAGTTGTTAGCTAAATCGGAACCACTAAAAACTGGGGATATCGCTAAGATGTTGAAGGTCGACAGTAAGGAAGTTACCAAAGCTATAAAAGCCTTGAAAAAGGAAGGAAAAATTATTTCTCCTAAAAAGTATTTCTATACAGTTGAAAAAGTGGAGGAGAAATTAGTTGTGAGCAAGAAAGATTTCGTGTCTCTTTATAAAGAAAAAGGAACTTTTAAAACTAAGGTGGAAGCTGAAACAAATTTAAATGCCTTCATAGATCTTGTGGGAGAATTGTTGGCCTCTGGAAAAGAAGTGAACTTCACAGGATGGGGAAAGTTTAAAATAGTTGAAAGGGAGGAAAGAAAGGGAAGAAATCCTCAGACAGGGGAAGAAATCACTATTTCTGCAAAAAAATTAATTAAATTTAAATCTGGGAAAAAATTAGACGAGAAAGTAAATAATTAA
- a CDS encoding acetyl-CoA C-acetyltransferase: MSKVYIVSAKRTAVGRFMGSLSGVKAAKLGGAVIRNIIEETKIDPKNIDEVILGNVLSAGQGQGVGRQAALDGGVPTEVPAYTVNIICGSGMKTLMLAYNAIKCGEANLIMAGGVESMSTAPYLIPGSTRSGHKMGDFKTIDHMVFDALTDAFEGCHMGVTAENIAEKYNLSKDSQDAFAMESQKRAAAAVDSGRFKDEIVPMEVRSGRETVIFDTDEHPNRKTSLEKLGKLKTIFKKDGTVTAGNASGINDGASVMLVASEEAVKKYDLTPLVEIVATGQGGVDPSIMGMGPVPAIKNALEKADMTLKEMELLELNEAFAAQSLGVMTELTKQYDVTLDWFTDKTNVNGGAIALGHPVGASGNRITTTLIHEMKKSEVNFGLASLCIGGGMGTAVILKNVK, from the coding sequence ATGTCAAAGGTATATATAGTTTCGGCTAAGAGAACAGCAGTAGGTAGATTTATGGGAAGCTTAAGTGGGGTGAAAGCGGCAAAATTAGGTGGAGCAGTCATAAGAAACATAATTGAAGAAACTAAGATAGATCCTAAAAATATAGATGAAGTAATCTTGGGGAATGTACTTTCGGCAGGACAGGGTCAGGGAGTAGGAAGACAGGCAGCTTTAGATGGTGGAGTTCCAACGGAAGTCCCGGCGTACACAGTCAATATAATCTGTGGAAGTGGGATGAAAACTCTCATGTTGGCATATAATGCCATAAAATGTGGAGAAGCTAACCTGATAATGGCTGGAGGAGTGGAGTCCATGTCTACAGCACCATACTTGATCCCTGGATCTACGAGGTCCGGGCATAAGATGGGAGATTTCAAAACTATAGACCATATGGTTTTTGATGCTCTTACAGACGCTTTCGAAGGTTGTCATATGGGAGTTACAGCTGAAAATATAGCCGAGAAATACAATTTATCTAAGGACTCTCAAGATGCCTTTGCCATGGAATCTCAAAAGAGAGCAGCAGCTGCTGTAGACAGCGGCAGGTTTAAAGATGAAATAGTACCTATGGAGGTAAGATCTGGAAGGGAAACTGTTATTTTTGATACCGATGAACATCCAAACAGAAAAACAAGTTTAGAAAAATTAGGAAAACTGAAGACTATCTTCAAAAAAGATGGAACAGTCACAGCAGGAAATGCTTCTGGAATAAATGACGGAGCAAGTGTAATGCTGGTGGCTTCAGAGGAAGCTGTAAAAAAATATGATCTGACTCCCCTGGTGGAAATAGTTGCCACTGGACAGGGCGGGGTAGATCCGTCTATCATGGGGATGGGACCGGTTCCTGCTATTAAAAATGCTTTGGAGAAAGCTGATATGACATTAAAAGAGATGGAATTATTGGAGTTAAACGAAGCCTTTGCAGCACAATCTCTTGGAGTGATGACAGAACTGACTAAGCAATATGATGTGACTTTAGATTGGTTTACCGATAAAACTAATGTAAATGGAGGAGCTATAGCCTTGGGGCATCCTGTAGGAGCCAGTGGAAATAGGATTACCACGACTCTTATCCATGAGATGAAAAAAAGTGAAGTGAATTTTGGACTGGCATCCCTCTGTATTGGAGGAGGAATGGGAACAGCAGTGATCCTAAAAAATGTAAAATAA
- a CDS encoding GTP-binding protein has product MNLITVSGPPSSGKTALIIKTIDNLKSRGVKVGVVKFDCLYTDDDILYEKIGVPVKKGLSASLCPDHYFVSNIEEVTQWGIKQGLDLLITESAGLCNRCSPYIQDIKAICVIDNLSGINTPKKIGPMLKTADIVVITKGDIVSQAEREVFMSRVTSVNPRATTMHVNGLTGQGAYEFSTLIYSKDEEIKTLKGKKLRFSMPSALCSYCLGETRIGEEHQMGNVRKIDLEDK; this is encoded by the coding sequence ATGAATTTAATAACAGTATCCGGCCCCCCTTCATCAGGGAAAACAGCTTTAATAATAAAAACAATAGACAATTTAAAATCCAGAGGTGTCAAAGTAGGAGTCGTAAAGTTTGACTGTCTGTATACCGATGACGATATCTTATATGAAAAAATCGGTGTTCCTGTTAAAAAAGGTTTATCTGCATCACTCTGTCCCGATCATTATTTTGTAAGTAATATAGAAGAAGTAACCCAGTGGGGGATAAAACAAGGGTTAGATCTCCTCATCACAGAGAGTGCAGGATTATGCAACAGATGTTCACCCTATATACAGGATATAAAAGCTATCTGTGTTATCGATAACTTAAGCGGAATCAATACTCCTAAAAAAATCGGACCTATGCTTAAAACAGCAGATATAGTTGTAATTACAAAGGGAGATATCGTATCTCAGGCTGAAAGGGAAGTATTTATGTCCAGGGTGACATCTGTAAACCCCAGAGCTACTACAATGCATGTCAACGGATTGACTGGTCAGGGTGCATATGAATTTTCTACCCTTATCTACAGCAAAGATGAGGAAATAAAAACTTTAAAAGGTAAGAAATTAAGATTCTCTATGCCTTCCGCTCTATGCTCTTATTGTTTAGGAGAGACCAGGATTGGCGAAGAACATCAAATGGGAAATGTCAGAAAAATAGATTTGGAGGATAAATAA